One Littorina saxatilis isolate snail1 linkage group LG1, US_GU_Lsax_2.0, whole genome shotgun sequence genomic window carries:
- the LOC138966327 gene encoding peptidoglycan-recognition protein SC2-like: protein MKLRVCIILLVVIFARAEGSDVPCQNQGGSCHDVNSYSCPGTYHSGLCSGTNSRKCCISSHDAACSGQGGTCQEDSHSCSGTYHSGLCSGANSRKCCVSSGSSSQQTGSGSCPHIISRVEWGARAPKHHIGNMAGPAQYVFIHHGSSPPCSTETSCKAKVKAYQDYHLDGHGWTDIGYNFVVGEDGNAYMARGWTEIGAHTQGYNSVGIAICVIGDFNSRVPNDAALNTIKQLISCGLAGGYISSSYTLKGHRDVGSTDCPGTALYNLIHSWPHYKSGTQRYG, encoded by the exons ATGAAGCTTCGAGTCTGTATCATTCTGTTGGTTGTGATCTTCGCCCGTGCCGAGG GCTCGGACGTGCCTTGCCAGAACCAAGGAGGCTCATGTCACGATGTCAACAGTTACTCGTGTCCCGGGACTTACCACAGCGGTCTCTGTTCTGGTACCAACAGCAGGAAATGCTGCATCTCCTCCCACG ACGCGGCGTGTTCTGGCCAGGGAGGAACGTGTCAGGAGGATTCCCACTCGTGTTCCGGGACTTACCACAGCGGGCTGTGTTCCGGCGCAAACAGCAGGAAGTGCTGCGTGTCTTCTGGTTCCTCTTCGCAACAGACTGGATCCG GGTCATGCCCCCACATCATCTCTAGGGTAGAGTGGGGGGCTCGCGCCCCGAAGCATCACATCGGCAACATGGCGGGCCCTGCCCAGTACGTGTTCATCCATCACGGTTCCAGTCCCCCGTGTTCCACTGAGACATCGTGCAAGGCCAAGGTCAAGGCGTACCAAGACTATCATCTCGACGGCCATG GCTGGACAGACATAGGCTACAACTTCGTGGTGGGAGAGGATGGGAACGCCTACATGGCCAGAGGGTGGACAGAGATCGGGGCACATACCCAGGGCTATAACTCGGTGGGCATCG CTATCTGTGTGATCGGAGACTTCAACAGCCGAGTTCCCAACGACGCGGCGTTGAACACCATCAAGCAGCTGATCTCGTGCGGCCTTGCCGGGGGCTACATCAGTTCCTCCTACACCCTCAAGGGACACCGTGACGTGGGGTCCACGGACTGTCCGGGCACTGCCCTGTACAACCTCATCCACTCGTGGCCGCACTACAAGTCCGGCACTCAGAGATACGGTTAA
- the LOC138966332 gene encoding peptidoglycan-recognition protein SC2-like translates to MQHLGLPLGNMLVLLLFSLASVALGDQCTSHVLSSGTHAGAHGIGCVKSECCQFGLQLGDLCPGSDVCCFSSDTCSGGSQTGGGGCPHIISRSEWGARAPKQHIGNMAGPAQYVFIHHGSSPPCTTKSSCIGKVKSYQDYHLDGHGWSDIGYNFVVGEDGNAYMARGWTEIGAHTYGYNSVGIAICVIGDFNNRLPNDAALNTIKQLISCGLAGGYISSSYTLKGHRDVGSTDCPGTALYNLIHSWPHYKSGTQRYG, encoded by the exons ATGCAGCATTTGGGACTCCCGTTGGGCAATATGCTGGTCTTGCTTCTGTTTTCACTCGCCTCTGTTGCTCTGG GTGACCAGTGCACGAGCCACGTGCTGAGTAGCGGGACACACGCCGGGGCGCACGGCATCGGGTGTGTCAAGAGCGAGTGTTGTCAGTTCGGACTTCAGCTCGGCGACCTCTGCCCCGGAAGTGACGTATGCTGTTTTTCCTCTGACACCTGCAGTGGAGGTTCCCAGACCGGAGGGGGAG GATGTCCACACATCATCTCCCGCTCCGAGTGGGGCGCTCGCGCCCCAAAGCAACACATCGGCAACATGGCGGGCCCCGCGCAGTACGTGTTCATCCACCACGGCTCCAGTCCCCCCTGCACTACCAAGTCCTCGTGCATCGGCAAGGTCAAGTCTTACCAAGACTACCATCTGGACGGTCATG GCTGGAGTGACATAGGCTACAACTTCGTGGTGGGAGAGGACGGTAACGCCTACATGGCCAGAGGGTGGACAGAGATCGGGGCACATACCTATGGATACAACTCCGTTGGCATTG CCATTTGTGTGATCGGAGACTTCAACAACAGGCTCCCCAACGACGCGGCGTTGAACACCATCAAGCAGCTGATCTCGTGCGGCCTTGCCGGGGGCTACATCAGTTCCTCCTACACCCTCAAAGGACACCGTGACGTGGGGTCCACGGACTGTCCGGGCACTGCCCTGTACAACCTCATCCACTCGTGGCCGCACTACAAGTCCGGCACTCAGAGATACGGATAA